The genomic window CTCCCCCGCATGAAGCCCGACTCTCGCTGGATCATCGACGGGAAGGATCTTGTCAACGGTTGAAGCAACCTCGTCTTCGTCGTATCCAACGCTCAAAAAATCGCCGCTCCATGGAATTCAGGCCCGGAGACTTTATAGTACAGTATGTTTCAAGCCGCGGAACTAGCCTTGCGAGTCCATGGAAGAGGAACTTTGTTATCTTCTCCGGGAGAAAAAAAACTTCATTACCTCCCGACTTTTGTATCGAGTATATAGAATGTACACAACCAGTTGCTTCATATGCAAATGTACAAAACAAAATGGACCGGCTAAATGTCAGTTGCCTGGAAAAAATACATACAACGGTCGATTTCCCCTTCGTCCCCATTGCCGACAACAGCTTCCATGGTTTTGCCGCCCGCCTCTATTGGCCAAACCCCTGCAACCGGCGTGGCCACCTCGTCCCGCCCCTCCTTAACTGCCTCCTATGCCGGTCCGCTGGCCGTCACCCCGATCATCCCTCTAACCATCATTCCCCATTTTCTTAGCACTCGTGAAGTCCTCCTATACCCACACCCATATCCTTCAAACCTCGGCCTCCCCTCCGTCGCCATATCGTCTTCATTTCCAGCTCGATGTTTGGGGAATTCAACTGATGCTCAATTCATTTTCAGGCAACTAAAGTTTAGCAGCCGCGAAACACAAAAATGTCCATTGTGGCAACAAATATTGGATGATCATGACGTGAAGAGCTGGCTCCCGAGGGTGATGATGGCGGTGCCGTCGCCCATGACGGTCGTCAGTGTCATCTCCTTCTCTAGGATGCGGTCGAGCTCCGCCGCGACCAGACGCATCTTGGGCCGCCTCCTCACCACCGACGGGCTCAGGCACTGCATTGTCAGCCCGACTAGCTCCTTCATGCCCTCTGAGGTGAAGCTGCCGCCGAGCCTCGGGTCCGCCACCTCGTCTCCTGACGACTCCAGCTGCCACATTCAGCAGGAAACTAGCGTCAATATAATGTAATAGTTGGATTTAGCTTAATTTTGGATGAAACTTCAACTAATGCTACTTTTGTCAGAAGAAATCTTCGATACAACTAGTACTTTAAAAAAATGCAAATATACTGAAGATTGGTATCACTGAATAATTACCCAATGAGCGAGAGGTTCGGTTGATTCCGGAGAAACCAAGCTTGCAGCCTCCCTGCCGGTGATGAGCTCCAGAAGAAAAACCCCAAAGCTGTACACGTCGCTGCTCGCAGAGAGCTGTGCCAAGGAATGTGCCCTGAGGACGCATGCGTAACGGTCAGATGGTCAGATAAGAGCGGAGTTGACGCAGCAGACATTCACTGCAGAATGATGTCCAGGGTTCAGAGTTTCAGACAGGCTTACTCTGGATCCTGGTAGATGCCGGAACGGAATCCGTTCAGCGGCGAGCCGGGGTCCTCGAGCCCTCGGAGCAGCCGGTCGACTCCGGCGTCGGACACCTTGGCGATGAAGTTCTCGTCCACCAGGACGTTGCTCGTCTTGAAGCCCTTGTGGATCAAGGGAGGCGCGAGGCTGTGCAGATGGTCCAGACCTGCAATGAAGTTCAGAGTTCAGACACTCTGTTTCTGAAACAAACACAGTGCATTGTGTAATAAGTTCTGGGTTACCAGTACCTTTGGCTGCTCCGATGGCGATCGAGAGCCTCTGCTTGAACTCCAGCCTTGTCATGGACTCTTTGCCGGTATCTGGTAAATTGATGCAGCGTCGGCGCGTTAGCGTTGGGTTGTTTGCTGCTTCGAATTTGTCTGACAAGGAATGGAGCTGTGCAACTGCATTACCGTATAGGTGGCCGCAGACGCTGCCGTTGGGCAGGTGCTCGAAGACGAGCATCTGCAGACCCCCGTCCTGGCAGTAGCCGATGAGGGTCACCACGTTCCGGTGCCAGATCTCCGACTGCCGCCTTACCTGCACAATGAAACCCCCATGAGGTGAGAGGCGAATTCAGTCAAGTACAGAGACAATTCATGAACCGTCGTCTCGTGTAAGGGTGTAAGTAGAGAGTTCAATTACTTCCTTGTCGAGGCGAAAATCTAGCCAGTTTTTCAGAAACTAAATGAGAAATGAGGAAATGCAGGGATGTCACTGGTTCCTGAGCTAGCAGAGATTTCAGATGTTTGTAGGTACCTCGTCGACGAAGTCCTGGCGCGGCTGGCCGACGCGGCGCTTGATGGCGACGACGGTGCCGTCGAGCAGGAGGCCCATGTACACCTTCCCGAAGGTGCCGGCGCCGACGAGGTTGGCGTCGCTGAAGTTCTTGGTGGCGTGGGACATCTCCTCCAGCGTGAACCGCCTGGCGCCCTGGTAGTCCGGCGCCGACGACGTCCGGCCGCACCTGCCCCACTCCGCTGGGACCAAACATACAAAACGTTAGTTACGGGAAAATGCGCAAAAAATTGCAGCGGATGAAGCGGCGCGAATTGCTACTACTTTGCTGGTGTCAGTTACTTACCCAGCGTGGGAGGAGTTTCGTCGGAGGCGGTGTCGGAGGTCCGGCTACGGCGCGCCGCTAGCCACCAGCAACAGACCGCAGCGGCGACCGCCAGCAGCACCAGCGTGGCGACGGACGCGGCAACGCCGGCTACTACCGCGGTTGGCAATGCCATGATCCGGGCGACCGTGGCATCCCTGCAG from Triticum aestivum cultivar Chinese Spring chromosome 3B, IWGSC CS RefSeq v2.1, whole genome shotgun sequence includes these protein-coding regions:
- the LOC123066399 gene encoding probable leucine-rich repeat receptor-like protein kinase At5g49770 — its product is MALPTAVVAGVAASVATLVLLAVAAAVCCWWLAARRSRTSDTASDETPPTLAEWGRCGRTSSAPDYQGARRFTLEEMSHATKNFSDANLVGAGTFGKVYMGLLLDGTVVAIKRRVGQPRQDFVDEVRRQSEIWHRNVVTLIGYCQDGGLQMLVFEHLPNGSVCGHLYDTGKESMTRLEFKQRLSIAIGAAKGLDHLHSLAPPLIHKGFKTSNVLVDENFIAKVSDAGVDRLLRGLEDPGSPLNGFRSGIYQDPEAHSLAQLSASSDVYSFGVFLLELITGREAASLVSPESTEPLAHWLESSGDEVADPRLGGSFTSEGMKELVGLTMQCLSPSVVRRRPKMRLVAAELDRILEKEMTLTTVMGDGTAIITLGSQLFTS